The sequence CCGATGAGGTTCTGGACGCCGTCGCCGGAGCCTTGCAGCTGACCGAAGCCGAGACGGCTCATCTGTTCGATCTGGCCCGAGCCGGCGCGGTCAAGCCTGGGCGGCGGCGGACGACGCGCCGGGCCGGCGTGGCCTTGCCCGACGGGGTGCAGCAGTTGCTGGACAGCATGGTCGGCGCCCCGGCTGTGGTGCTCAACGGGCATCTCGACGTGGTCGCCGCCAACGCGCTGGGGCGTGCCCTGTACGCGCCGGTGTTCGGCCGCACCGGCACAACGCCGAACCTGGCCCGGTCCGTCTTCTTGGATCCGTCGGCCGACGCGACCTTCCCGGACTGGTCCGCCGCCGCCGACGACGTGGTGGCCCTGCTGCGAGCCGAAGCCGCCCGCGCACCGGACTCCCCGGCGATAGTCGCGCTGATCGGTGAGCTGGCCACTCGCAGCGAACCGTTCCGCACCCGCTGGGCCGCCCACAATGTCAAGGCTCACCACCACGGCGCCAAACGATTCCGGCATCCCGCGGTCGGAGAACTGACGCTGACGTACAACGCCTTCGAATTGCCCGGCGCCGACGGGTTGTCCCTGTTCGGTTACACCGCCGCACCGCACTCGCCCGCCGAACAGGCGCTGAAACTATTGGCCAGCTGGGTCGCCACCGAACAGCAACGGATCGTGGTCGAATAGGCCCATGCTGTTTCGTCAGCTCGAGTACTTCGTTGCTCTGGCCCGGGAGCGGCATTTCGCGCGTGCCGCGGCCGCCTGCTACGTATCTCAACCCGCCCTGTCGGAGGCCATCCGCAAGCTCGAACACGAGCTGAAGGTTCCGTTGGTCCGGCGCGGACAGAAGTTCGAAGGCCTTACCCCCGAGGGTGAGCGCCTGGTGCTGTGGGCGCGGCGCATCCTGGCTGACCGCGACGCGCTCAAGCAGGAGGTGACCGCGCTCCAGACCGGCCTCACCGGGGAGCTGCGGATCGGGGTCATCCCGGCCGCCGCGAGCACGGTCGCACTGCTGTCGGACCCGTTCTCCGCGGCACACCCGTTGGTACGAGTGCAGTTGGAGACCAGTCTGCGCACCGCGGAGATCGCCGAACGGGTGCGTCGGTTCGAGCTGGACGCCGGCATCATCTACCCCGACCGCGACGACACCGCAGATCTCACGGTCACCCCGCTGTATGAGGAGCAGCAGGTACTGATCGCCGGCAGCGAGCTGCTCACCGGTCAGACCGACACCATCAGCTGGTCGGACGTGACCGAGTTACCGATGTGCCTACTCGCCGAAGGAATGCGCGGCCGGCGGTTGATCGACGACGCGCTGGCGAGCCGGGACCTGGCGCTGGTCCCCAGGCTGGAGACCGATTCTTTCGTCGCGTTGCTTGCCCATGTGACCACCGGTCGATGGGCCACCATCGTTCCGCAGACCTGGGTGCGGGCCGTGACGCTGCCCGGCACGGTGACACTGCGTCTGCTCGATCCGGACCTGAGTGCTCAGGTGGCACTTGTCACCAGTGCGGCCGAGCCCGGCTCGGTAGTGGCCCGCGCTCTGCTGGAAGTTGCGCAGCGAGTCGATTTCGGAGCCACACCTGCACCCTGATCGGTGGCGCTTATCGCACGGTCGGAATCACGTCTTGGACAGCTCACCACTCACTCCCTGAGACTCAAAACCAGTCCACCGCCGGTGGGTGTCGTGAGGGGGTGATCATGGAGATTCTCGATTCATTGCTGAACGAGAACGCTGACATGGTTGCCCGAATCAGCGGTGCCGTCCTGAGCCGCCTGCCGATATACCGCAGGATGGCGCGAGACGATCTCGACGCCGGAGTTCGGCTTCAGGTGGAGTGGGTACTGCGTTCGGCTGGGTCTGGCTCCACGACGTTGTCCGACGATGACCTCGCAGCGTTTTCTGCATTCGGAGAACGCCAGCAGCGCAACGGTATTCCTTTCGACGACATGATCCGCGCCTGGCAGGTGGGCGTCGAGTCCCTTGTCTCCGGCCTGCGTCAACTCTCCGGACGGTGGGAGACCGAAGATGGTGAGCTCTGGCGGTTCACCGAGTCGATGCTGGCGTCCTCGGCGGTCGCACTGTCAGAGACGGTCACCGGATATCGGCGGGCGGACCGCGACGCAGTCGAGGCACTGGACGCCGAACGTAGCCGGTTCGTCCGGGCTGTCCTGCTGGGCCTCGTCCCGAGCACTGAACTGCGGGTACGCGCTGAGATGTACGGTTTAGACCCGGCGGCTGAATTTGTTGCGGCCCGGGCGCGATTGGGTGACGGCGTTTCTCAACACGGCCTGGAGCTGGCGCTGGGCATAGACGGAGCAGCACCGCACCGCTGCGGAGTGTGCGCGGTGGTCGACGGCGATCTGGCGGCGCTGCTCACCGAGCCGCCGCCCCGCGCCGTCAACGGGCAGATCGGCTATGGGCCGCCCCGGAAGCTGGAACGGCTGGCCGATTCCTACCGGCTGGCGGCGCGCGCGCTGGTCACTGTGCAAGCCTGCAAGCTGACGGGGGCCTATGACTTGGAGTCCCTGGGCTTGCGCTCCGCGGTGGCGGTGGACGTCGATATGGGCGACCTGTTGCGGCGCCGCTACCTGGAGCCGCTGGTGGCCGGTGGGAACGGCGAAGATCTGATCGCCACGTTGCGGGCCTATCTGGCCTGCGGGATGCATGTGGAGAGCACCGCGACGCGGCTATTCGTTCATCAGAACACCGTGCGTTACCGGCTGGCTCGTTTCGAGGAGCTCACCGGAACTAGCCTGCGGGATACCGAAGTGCTGATCGAGTTGTGGTGGGCGCTCGAACTTTCCGCGATGCACATGTAGAAGCCGCCAAAGTAAGGACAGAAATCTCGGACGGATCTCCGTAGCTACGGAATTGCCGTTGAGGAACAGTCAAGCGCAGGGCCGAGTAGGTCTACCCGGAGAACCGCGCTGGACTGCGCTGCATGTTTGGCGGGACGGTGTGCACTCGTCTTTGCGAGGTGATCGCACGAATATCCGGCATCTGAAGACACGAAATTGCTTGGGCCTGACGGTGATCTTCGCCAGTCTGTTGGGGATCAGTCTGACCGGCGCCGATACTGATCCGGTCGTGGGTGACGACGAGGTGGGCGTGGGCGAAGAAAGAGTGATCGACTATGCGGTCACCGCCGCCGGGGCTGTGTGCACCATTATCGGCAGGTACCCGAACCTTCATGGAGTAGTCGGTGTAATGCAGGGCCTCGCTGAGGATTCCGGGTTCAGCGACGAGCAAGTCGGCGAGGTCGTCACGCTGTCGGTGTTGGCTGAGTGTCCGGAACACGTCGGACTTCTACAGCGGGTGCCGGCGGGACACCGCGCGAACATTCAATGAAAAGCTTTGGGGTAAAGACTAATTCACCTCACAGCAAGGTTGCTGTTGCCGGGCAGGCGTTCGTGCCGAGCGCGGCCTTTGGAGTCGCCACCAAAGCCGACCGGGGAATCTCGGAGTCGGCTCCGTAGATACCTGGTGGCGGGCGAAGGCAGTCTGCAAGACGACAGCGATGGTTCCATACCTCAGGAGGAAGAGATGGCCAACGTACCCGACGGAGCCCATTTTGATTTTGTCATCGTCGGCGGCGGTACGGCGGGTAACGTCGTCGCGGGCCGTCTCTCCGAGAACCCCAAGGTCAAGATCCTGATCGTCGAGGCCGGTGTAGGTAACCCCTGGGACGTCGACATGGTCAGTACGCCGGGGTTGGCTATGGACATCCGCCACACCGAGTCCGACTGGGACTACATGGCCACGTTCGTCGACCGCGGTGTCTGGCGGCGCACCGACAAGAACTGCACACGGGGCCGGGCCCTTGGCGGCAGCTCGGCCGGCAACTACTTCAGCTGGGTCCCCGGCTGCAAGCCGACCTATGACCGGTGGGCGGAATACGGTGGCCAGGAATGGACTTGGGAGCCCCTTGTTCCGTACCTCCGCAAGAGCGCCACCTACCACGACGACTCCGGGACATTCTCGTCCGACCTTCACAAGATCGGCAGTGGCGGCCCGCTGCCCATCTCGCACAACCTGATCCCTGAACTGCAGGCCTTCCGCGACGTCATCACGCAGGCCTGGACGTCACGGGGCCTGCCTCTCATCGAGAACTACTTCGACGGCGAGATGAACGGCCTCACCCACGCGGTCAACAGCATCTACAAAGGCGTGCGCTCGGGCAGCTACCTGTTCGTCAAGGACAAGCCCAACATCACCATTCTGTCGGAGGTGCGCTCCAAGCGGCTGATCATCGACTACGCCACTCGCACGGCCAAGGGCGTGACGATCATCGACGGCCTCGGCAATGAGCGCAGCTACTACGCCGACCGGGAGGTCATCCTCTCCCAGGGCGTCTTCGAAAGCCCCAAGCTGCTGATGCTCAGCGGTATCGGTCCCGGCCGCGAGTTGCACAAGCACGGCATCGACGTGCTCGTCGACTCTCGCCACGTCGGCCAACACCTGCTCGACCACCCCGGCGTCCCCTTCGTGCTGCGCATCAAAGAGGGCTTTGCTTTGGACAGCATTCTGCTGCGTGACGGGCCCAAAAAGGATGCGGCCATCGCCGCCTACCAGAAGGACCACTCCGGGCCGCTGGGCTCGGGTTTCCTGGAGATGATCGGCTTCCCGCGGATCGACTCGTACCTGGAGAAGGACCCGATCTATCGCGAGGCCAAGGCCGCCAACGGTGGGCTCGACCCGTTCTCGCCGGAAGGGCAACCGCACTTCGAACTCGATTTCGTCCCCGCCTTCGGCAGTGCGTTCCAGTGGCAGTACCCGACCCCGTCCGAAGGCGACCACATCACGGTCATGGTCGATATCGTCCGGCCGACTTATGACGGCGGCAACGTGACGCTCAACAGCGTTGACCCGCTCGAACAGCCGAACATCAAGCTGAACTACCTCTCCAACGAGCTCGACATCATCGGTTTGCGCGAGGGCGTCAGGTTCGCCTACGACATCCTCACCAAGGGTGACGGTTTCAAAGACATCGTCGTCGGCGAGTACCCGTGGGAGATGCCGCTGCACTCCGATGAGCTGATGAGGGCGTCCATTCAAGACCGCGTGCAGACGTCGTATCACCCGTGCGGCACCAACCGGCTGTCCAAGAACATCGACCAGGGCGTGGTCGACCCGAAGCTGAAGGTCCACGGGGTCGACAAGCTGCGTGTCATCGATGCGTCCGTCTTCCCGATCATCCCGGACTGCCGCATCCAGAACACCGTCTACATGGTCGGTGAGAAGGGCGCGGACCTGATCAAGGCTGATCACAAAGACCTGTTCAAGTGATGCTCGCCTGTCGGTCTCGGCCGGGCCGATAGGCGTCGCCTATCGGCCCATCGGGACCGCGTCTTGGACAGCTCAAAAACTGCCGAGAAGACTGAAAGGTGCCGAGGAAACGACGAATTCACCGACTCCATTCGACAAGCGGGTTTGTATTCGCCACCGAAGCGGGCACAGGGATCCCGGGCCACACGCCCCTGGATTTCCGGCCGATAACCGCAAGATGCTGCTCCTTGCAGCCCAGATTTCAAGGAGAGAACGATGGCGAAGTGTGTGATGGTGCTCTACCCCGACCCGGTGACCGGATACCCGCCGAAGTACGCCCGCGACAGCATCCCGGTGATCGAGAGCTATCCGGACGGCTCGACACTGCCGACCCCGTCGAAAATCGACTTCACCCCCGGCGATCTGGTGGGCTGTGTCTCGGGGGCATTGGGGCTGCGGAAGTTCTTCGAGGAGAACGGCCACGAGTTGGTGGTCACGTCCGATAAGGATGGACCGGGCTCGGAGTTCGAGCGCGAGCTGCCGGACGCCGACATCGTGATCTCCCAGCCGTTTTGGCCGGCCTACATCACCAAGGAGCGGTTCGCCAAGGCGCCCAAGCTGAAGTTGGCGCTGACCGCGGGCATCGGATCGGACCACGTGGACCTGGCCGAAGCGCAGGCGCGCGGCGTCACTGTTGCCGAGGAAACCTGGAGCAACAGCATCAGTGTGGCCGAGCACGCGGTGATGCAGATCCTGGCGCTGGTCCGCAATTTCGTTCCGTCCCACCAGGTGGTCGTCGACGGCGGGTGGAACATCGCCGACTGCGTACAGCGCTCCTACGACATCGAAGGTATGGATGTCGGGGTGATCGCCGCCGGACGGATCGGGCGGGCGGTGCTGGAGAGGATGAAGCCGTTCGGCGTGAAGCTGCACTACTTCGACGTCCACCGGCTCTCCCCGGAGTTGGAGCAGCAGCTCGACGTCACCTATCACCCGGATGTCGAGTCGTTGGCCCGGTCGGTGGACGTGGTCTCCATCCACTCGCCGTTGATCGCCCAGACCCACCACATGTTCAACGAGAAGCTGTTGGGCTCGATGCGGCGCGGCTCCTACATCGTCAACACCGCCCGGGCCGAGGAGACCGACCAGAAGGCGATCGTGGCGGCATTGAAGAGCGGCCAGCTTGCCGGCTACGCCGGTGACGTCTGGTACCCGCAGCCACCGCCCGCCGACCACCCGTGGCGCAGCATGCCCAACCAGGCCATGACACCGCACATGTCCGGCTCCAGCCTGTCCGCGCAGGCCCGCTACGCGGCCGGCACCCGGGAGATCCTCGAAGACTGGTTTGCCGGCAAGCCGATTCGCTCGGAATACCTGATCGTCGAAGGAGGCAAGTTCGCCGGCACCGGAGCGAAGTCCTACGCGCAGTAACCCGTGCCCAGCTAGTTCACGCCGAATCGATCTCGGTCACAGCGGCTCCATCCTCGACAGTAAGGAGATAGGGACATGACGGACAACTTCACGACGACCGATGGGGGCGCTCCGGCGCCGACCAATGATCAGTCGTTGACGCTGGGCCTGAACGGCCCGATTCTGTTGCAGGACACCTACTTGATCGAGCAGTTGGCGGCGTTCAACCGGGAACGCGTTCCCGAGCGTCAGCCGCACGCCAAGGGGGCCGGAGCGTTCGGCCGTTTCGAGGTCACCGGTGATGTCAGCGCCTACACCAAGGCGGCGGTGTTCCAACCCGGCGCGGTCACCGATGTGTTCGTGCGGTTGGCCGGTAACGCCAGCGAACGCGGCAGCGCTGACACACTGCGTGACACCCGGGGATTCTCGGTGAAGTTCTACACGTCGGAAGGCAACTACGACATCGTCGGCAACAATGTGCCGATCTTCTTCATCCGGGATCCGCTCAAGTTCCCCAACCTGATTCGCGCGAACAAACGTCGCGCGGACAACGATTGCCACGACCACAACATGGTGTGGGATTTTTTCACCCAGTCGCCCGAGTCCGCGCATCTGGTGACCCTGGTGATGGGGGACCGGGGCATCCCGAAGACGTATCGGCATATGAACGGCTACGGTTTGCACGCGTTCAGCTGGGTCAATGCCAACAGCGAGATCGCTTGGGTCAAGTATCATTTCAAATCCGACCAGGGCGTGGAGTGTCTGACCCAGGAGGAGGCCGACCGGCTGGCCGGCACCGACCCGGACTGCAATCAGCGGGACCTGTTCGACTCGATCGCCCGCGGTGAGTTTCCGAGTTGGACGCTCAAGGTGCAGATCATGCCGTACGCGGATGCCAAGACCTACCGGTTCAACCCGTTTGATGTGACCAAGGTGTGGCCGCATGCCGATTATCCGTTGATCGAGGTCGGTCGGATGACGTTGGACCGCAACGTCACCGATCACCACACCGAGGTGGAGCAGGCCGCGTTCGGTCCGCACAACATCGTGCCGGGAACCGGGCTGAGCCCGG is a genomic window of Mycolicibacter heraklionensis containing:
- a CDS encoding helix-turn-helix domain-containing protein gives rise to the protein MDIGQDIKGFLMTRRARITPEQVGLPPGRRRRVPGLRREEVAQLAGVSIEYYTQIERGHVAGVSDEVLDAVAGALQLTEAETAHLFDLARAGAVKPGRRRTTRRAGVALPDGVQQLLDSMVGAPAVVLNGHLDVVAANALGRALYAPVFGRTGTTPNLARSVFLDPSADATFPDWSAAADDVVALLRAEAARAPDSPAIVALIGELATRSEPFRTRWAAHNVKAHHHGAKRFRHPAVGELTLTYNAFELPGADGLSLFGYTAAPHSPAEQALKLLASWVATEQQRIVVE
- a CDS encoding LysR family transcriptional regulator; this translates as MLFRQLEYFVALARERHFARAAAACYVSQPALSEAIRKLEHELKVPLVRRGQKFEGLTPEGERLVLWARRILADRDALKQEVTALQTGLTGELRIGVIPAAASTVALLSDPFSAAHPLVRVQLETSLRTAEIAERVRRFELDAGIIYPDRDDTADLTVTPLYEEQQVLIAGSELLTGQTDTISWSDVTELPMCLLAEGMRGRRLIDDALASRDLALVPRLETDSFVALLAHVTTGRWATIVPQTWVRAVTLPGTVTLRLLDPDLSAQVALVTSAAEPGSVVARALLEVAQRVDFGATPAP
- a CDS encoding PucR family transcriptional regulator, whose product is MEILDSLLNENADMVARISGAVLSRLPIYRRMARDDLDAGVRLQVEWVLRSAGSGSTTLSDDDLAAFSAFGERQQRNGIPFDDMIRAWQVGVESLVSGLRQLSGRWETEDGELWRFTESMLASSAVALSETVTGYRRADRDAVEALDAERSRFVRAVLLGLVPSTELRVRAEMYGLDPAAEFVAARARLGDGVSQHGLELALGIDGAAPHRCGVCAVVDGDLAALLTEPPPRAVNGQIGYGPPRKLERLADSYRLAARALVTVQACKLTGAYDLESLGLRSAVAVDVDMGDLLRRRYLEPLVAGGNGEDLIATLRAYLACGMHVESTATRLFVHQNTVRYRLARFEELTGTSLRDTEVLIELWWALELSAMHM
- a CDS encoding GMC family oxidoreductase — translated: MANVPDGAHFDFVIVGGGTAGNVVAGRLSENPKVKILIVEAGVGNPWDVDMVSTPGLAMDIRHTESDWDYMATFVDRGVWRRTDKNCTRGRALGGSSAGNYFSWVPGCKPTYDRWAEYGGQEWTWEPLVPYLRKSATYHDDSGTFSSDLHKIGSGGPLPISHNLIPELQAFRDVITQAWTSRGLPLIENYFDGEMNGLTHAVNSIYKGVRSGSYLFVKDKPNITILSEVRSKRLIIDYATRTAKGVTIIDGLGNERSYYADREVILSQGVFESPKLLMLSGIGPGRELHKHGIDVLVDSRHVGQHLLDHPGVPFVLRIKEGFALDSILLRDGPKKDAAIAAYQKDHSGPLGSGFLEMIGFPRIDSYLEKDPIYREAKAANGGLDPFSPEGQPHFELDFVPAFGSAFQWQYPTPSEGDHITVMVDIVRPTYDGGNVTLNSVDPLEQPNIKLNYLSNELDIIGLREGVRFAYDILTKGDGFKDIVVGEYPWEMPLHSDELMRASIQDRVQTSYHPCGTNRLSKNIDQGVVDPKLKVHGVDKLRVIDASVFPIIPDCRIQNTVYMVGEKGADLIKADHKDLFK
- a CDS encoding NAD-dependent formate dehydrogenase gives rise to the protein MAKCVMVLYPDPVTGYPPKYARDSIPVIESYPDGSTLPTPSKIDFTPGDLVGCVSGALGLRKFFEENGHELVVTSDKDGPGSEFERELPDADIVISQPFWPAYITKERFAKAPKLKLALTAGIGSDHVDLAEAQARGVTVAEETWSNSISVAEHAVMQILALVRNFVPSHQVVVDGGWNIADCVQRSYDIEGMDVGVIAAGRIGRAVLERMKPFGVKLHYFDVHRLSPELEQQLDVTYHPDVESLARSVDVVSIHSPLIAQTHHMFNEKLLGSMRRGSYIVNTARAEETDQKAIVAALKSGQLAGYAGDVWYPQPPPADHPWRSMPNQAMTPHMSGSSLSAQARYAAGTREILEDWFAGKPIRSEYLIVEGGKFAGTGAKSYAQ
- a CDS encoding catalase, which produces MTDNFTTTDGGAPAPTNDQSLTLGLNGPILLQDTYLIEQLAAFNRERVPERQPHAKGAGAFGRFEVTGDVSAYTKAAVFQPGAVTDVFVRLAGNASERGSADTLRDTRGFSVKFYTSEGNYDIVGNNVPIFFIRDPLKFPNLIRANKRRADNDCHDHNMVWDFFTQSPESAHLVTLVMGDRGIPKTYRHMNGYGLHAFSWVNANSEIAWVKYHFKSDQGVECLTQEEADRLAGTDPDCNQRDLFDSIARGEFPSWTLKVQIMPYADAKTYRFNPFDVTKVWPHADYPLIEVGRMTLDRNVTDHHTEVEQAAFGPHNIVPGTGLSPDRLLLGRSFAYADAHRARIGINHHQIPVNAPKVPVRSYSKDGRMRVQNVSDPVYTPNTVGGSVADPGRAAEVHWAADGEMVREGYTLHPADDDVVQARSLLRDVMNDEQRQRLVHNVVLNVCDGVKEPVLSRVFDYWRKIDPEIGDQIEQDVIAARG